atttttaaaagatatgatatcctATAAATGTTTCAGCTGAGAGAATATCCGCACAATATCATAACACACAATAGGTTTGAATAACCTAGATTATTCACCTCTCTATATATACCGACAGTAGAGGAACCTAACATCCATTGACAACTCCCAAAACAAACATGACTATCCAAAGAAAGATGGTTTTCATCAACGATCTCAACCCTTATAAAGACGAATGGCGAGTTCATGTCAAAGCTCTTCATGCATCATTGAATCATGTAAAGATCTTGGCAGTATGGTGTAGAAAATAGCATAACCTATTTACTAATCCTACATGTTTCtacttttctttcttctaaACAAATAACTAACCGTGTTTTGCTCCTCTTTGATGGCCAGTGCATTGTCTAAATTTTGTTCAGCTGACGTCTTTTTGTTCTCCAAAACTTCAATTAATCAAGCAGACCAAAGAAAACAGTCTCATTATTTCCATTAGATAAGAGAAATATATTGATTAAGAAGAGAGGTATTTCTAAAAAACAAATACAACTCACAATGCTAGCAGTAGTGTATctcaaaactaaataatattcatGTAATCTAACATTAAAAACGTTTCAGCAAGTGATACTTATCAACAATTCATTCTTTTTGCTCTTTCTTATTAATTCTGGATTACAGAAACCATAACATAGTTTTCTTTATAGTCTGAAATCATATTTTTTGaggatataaaataaaaatttgaaaagaaCAACTCACCTCCTCGAGCATGTCTTTATTGATGAGTGCCTGCACTCACTAAGTAAGAAATAGAGAGATTTCTCTATTacatcagaaacagaaacatatatttgtaaatCTTTAGCATCAATAAAGTTTATTGCTTAACCTACAACTATCTATATTACATCTTATATGAACATAAAAGATTATATGAACATTATacatcagaaacagaaacaatcTCATTGTCAATCTTTAGCATCAATAAAGTTTGGTTATCCATATATGCAAGTATATaaactgaatatatataatgCTCTGTCTAATACCTGTCTACTCCTGCCGTGACTTTGTTTTTTCTGATTCTTCTTTCTGCTAAATCAATATCAGAAACACATATAAAAAATCGATAGAAGAAGTACCATCAGTGAGGACAATTAACTAAAAGAGGAGTTTATTGTGATTGATTACCGAACAGTATATCAAATCGAACTTCAATTGATTCATTACATGGAATCGAACCTATATCTGCTTTAACTAAGCCGCATTCCCACTGTCTGATTTCATCTTTTGGTCAGAGGAAACTTGATCCATcatatgcaaataagaaaaacaaCTTCAATCGATTAAAATAACTTAATCGtatgaattaaaataaactcGGATAAAAAACTAACCTTGATCACAGAAGAGACTGCAGAAGTAGAGATCCAACTGATTTCTTATATCTTCTTCCATAGATATATTTCTCCAGTTTCCTCGATCGATTGACATGAAATAGTGTTCGGCGAAGAGGAAAAAATATCTGAGAATTAGAAGTCCATCGAAAAAGAAAAGTCGTTTCATTacctttctgttttttttcccggaaaaaaaaaatattgggcTAACAGTATTAAGATATAGATAAATCCAATATACTATGACAACCTATATGGGCCAGCTTTAATATAAAAACCCAATTTAATgacctaaaatatattttgtttttctcaacacctaaatttattataaatttataataaatcaaaacttaaaaatttaattcatattacaaaaaattatattgaactatatcaatttttaattcaaatataaacacatttaaaaaaaaacatatttactaaaacattttcaaatgaccattaaaaatataaatatatataagataaaatacAGTAGAAAGgccaatttatatttaaaaaatatatatattttcatattttacattaactttttcaaaatatagatatatgtaGTTAATAATATGATAGTATGTAtacattattattaattatacgatgacacatatatgatatataatagtgacatgaaaaacataaatacaaaaaaatattgacaTGTAAAACATAAAgacattatatataatatagtaacAATAAAAGAGGATCATTCTGAAGAATCTATTTATACAAGGCTGTTACACTTTTTCATTTGGTTTTTCGGATCCTAAACATTTGGACATAACTacgaattttaaaatttctgatTTAGATTCAGGTCGATTTTCGGGGTCCATGTCCATAATTCAAATACCTATAAATGACCTATAATTTCTGGATATATAAATAGTCcaaattggtttgagttttttAAGACTCGAAAAAGATTCGAAGTACACGGAAacctaaaaataataaaacccaaaattcaaaaatacaaataatacctacaaatatttaaatttacaaaaaaacaaaagattattATAAATATGACCTAAAGAACCTAAATACCTACAAACATTTTCTCATAcccaaaacattttttaaaaaaatattcataatacCGAAAACATATTCAAAATACCGACTACATATGTGAAATATctaaatatacataatatacacaaaacatTTAAGGTACTTTGAATACCCGATTGGGTTTTGGGTAGGATCCCCAATCGAATAGAGACTGCGGGTcgaagaaaatatcaaatttgaaCTTTGCCTAGACCCAGACCCAAACAATAGATATATTTCCGGAtcgattttggtttggtttacgGATTCGGTAAAAATTCAAGGcctaaaaatgttatataagagtgtatataaaaaattatataaattaattcttaacttatataattttaaaaaagacTCTTCTTCGATTAATGACTTTGTGACATAATATTATACACAATTCCAAAATACTAATTCACAAACTTTGTTTATGATCCAAAGAaaaacccgcgctttcgaagcgcgggtcaaaatctagttaactgATTAAGTTTGCCGCGCTTTGTCATTtagaattaaagaaaaatattatcacGGTATTAGTAAAAAGAgggttaaaagttaaaactataaAGCATGTTTTGGAAAATGAACAAAAGTCTACCACATGCCTTTATGACTTTGACCCTTATACAGTCGTAAAATTTAAAGAAACAagtacatttattttttactccAACCTGGAATTAACTGCTTCAGTCGCTCGTGCTCAATCACAGCTTTTGGGGTTTCCTTGAAGAAGGGCAAGTACAATGATTGTAAATAAACTAATTTGATTTgacccctctctctctcttttctcttggGTTAAAAATTGTGTTATTATTACTTTGTTGATTATTTATCCATTATTTGTACATTTCAGTCTTTCTTGTTGACCAGTTAATCCAAAAGAAACTTAACCACATCTACAAGAATAGATAACACAAAGAAACCcatattagtattatttttgaGAGTTGTCATCTAAACTTATAGCATaaccataaatatataaattctcTCTGATGGACTAACAGAGTAACAGATTGTATAAAGGTCATTAAGAGGTGGGCAGAGAGTCGGGCTCTGATTTGGTGAAGTGTTGTGTGGTGTTGGGATAAGAGTGAAGGGTAGAAAGGAAATTTGAAAAAGCTTTAAGTACAAGTTAAAAAGTAGCTTACCGTTAAGTAAAAGCCATCTCATCACCAACTCCACGTCTCGACCTCAACCTCAACCTCAACCTTATAGTGGTGGCCTGCCGTTTCTTTTTACCTTTTCTTTCTAACGGCTAACCACTAACTACTCTTTAATGGGCTTAGCCAAACTAATTATACGGCCCTAACTTCGTACTTAAAACTCTTTAAAAGCCTTCTATGATTGGTTAGTGAAGATATCTCTCATCAACACACAAAAATTTGCGCAAATAAAATCTGTGATGCCGTGTGACAATTTAAATTCtgcaacatattttttttttgattccaGAACCACAACTTTACTGTACACTTATAGTAACGCATATAAAGCCTTTGTGTAAGGAACTAAAAGACTAAAGATTTTGTCTTCCATTTTAAACCGGTCCAAGAGTGTTGAAATGGTCCCATGCTTCCTAACCAAACAAAAGAGAAAGGACTTTAGATTCCAAAAATCATGCAacgttcttatttttttcattagtaATCATCAAAAAAGCACTATTATTAGCTTGTGACAGACAACCTGTAATAACTCAAAAACTTTCTCAGCCATGTATTTCTGGTTTGCAGAAGCACCCTTTTGTTGCAACTTATCTGGATGAAGGATTAGTAATGCTCTCTGGTACGATTTTCGAACTGCGTTTCCTTCGATCATATCCATGAGTGGAACCGCCTTCCATCCACACCCGGGCCATAGAATCTGTAAAAAGTTAAACCTTCCATTAACTTGTGGAAATAGATAGACTCAAATATGTTTAACCTCTAGTAGAATACTTACATACTGCAAGGTAGACAGGAGAGACCGAATGTTTCCACTCTTACCACTTGACCACTTGCGTATCTTAGCATCGATGTTCTATACAGGTTGGAATGTTTTGTTTTGAGGCTTTTATTTTTTACGAATAAAAGAGTATGTATAGACCTTTTGTAGTTGCAGTAGTACTATTTACCTTGAATTCTTCAGCATCATTTCTTGTTTCTTCCATTTTGTTCTCATCTTGTGTTATATCCTCCACCTGCTTAGCACATTacaaggaaacataaaaaaaagaaaaaactaaagatTGGTGAAACAATTGAAGGTTAAAgtgtagatgatgatgatgttatgTTTACCAGGAAATTCACATGGAAGGGCTCGTCTATATCCTCTGAGGTAACATGTGCTGAcagaataagaaaaaaagacagaTGAGCTCAGATGATATTTTAGCTCTGTAGTGTGAAAAAGAAGTGTTCTAATCAGATACACCAATCCAAGAACCTACCTGTGCTAGGTTCCTGTCTCTCCTCTTGTTCAGTAACACCACTAGGCTTACTACTATTATCTGGAACCTTTTTCTGAGTTGCCTGTGAAGGTTTCTTCTGATCCTGGTCCTGCACGAGTGGATAATACGCAAGGAATCACAAACCACAGAACATAATAGCATAGTCTGCATAGAGGAAGATCTTGATTTTACAGAAACACAAACCATGGATGGTGTAACTGGAGttgatttcttttgttgatCAGAAACCTTTACAGTGTCTTTGGCCTTAGGACCGTATTTATTGATATCAGTCACGGGAACTTCTCTAGCTCTCCATCTAGAGCTTTGTCCAAGAGATTCTCCACCTCCTCCTTGACTAAAAATCTTAACGAAGTCCATCACTTTCCCTTTGCCTCCATCTTTACCTACTTCTGGTACTGATGATGTACTAGGGAAGCTGGATTTATCAGGCATGGGACTATCCAAAGAACTTCTCGTGCCTTGTGCTTTCTTTTTGCTTCTTGAATCTCCTGCATAGCTTCTCATGCTCTTCGCTTTGCTTTTGCCTTTACTTGCTTCCTTCTCTAACACTATATCCTCCTCACCTGTAAAGACAAAGAACTTAACAGAGTCCACAAAAAAAGGAAGCTAAACCaatcaaaccaaacaaacaTACATACATATGTCTAAAGAAACCAACCTTGTTTCTCGTCCTTAACATCTAAAAACGCATGCAGAGGTTTCACACTAGCCTCGCGCGCTTTCGACGCATTGCCGGAGAAGTCTTGTTTAGACATCTCTTCTTCGTCTTTCTGAACACCAGGAGGCTTTTGCGAGGTCTTCTTTTCCTCCGACATCCCTGATGAATCACTCGGTGTTGTCTCTTCAGCTTTAGCCATAGAGCTCAGTCTAGAACTTCCCCACATGACAACAGGAACTCCTTTGTTAGGCCACTTGTAGATGGAGAAGTGAAACTGCCTCCCTTTCCCATTAACAACAACCTTTGGAGCAACATAGCCATCTGAATCCGGTTTAGCAGTAGATCCCACCATATCGGCTTTGCTAGAAGTTTTTGACAAAGGAGAACTCGAAGCAGCTTCTCTGTTCTTGCTCAAACTCCGAGCAGCTGAACCAAACGTAGGAATCTCTGTCCCTTTGATTAGTTTTGCTGGAAGActgagaaaacaaaaatcaataatcAACTAAAAAAGCAGATAACATTTTGCATCACGAATTTATGACAGCAAGTGAAAACACAAGACCACATTTATCCCGAACCGATAAGCAAATCGTACCGaaccaaaaataaaaccaaaagaaaatcaaaattttcaaataaaatagttgAACGTAAAAATAAAACCGAACCAGAAACGAATGGATacccaaattttaaaatacagtttatatatttacggatattaactatatttagtttacctgaaatatccaaaattattcaaaattttaaaccgaACGGAATTGGATCAATAACCGAACCCAATCCAAAACTGAATAAACTTAACCAAATGGAAAACCAAAATGACAAGGACTAACCTGAAGTGTGCAGGGAAAGAAGTACCAGGAGACTCGGCTTTGTGAGGGACAGGACGAGCCGGGCTAAGGATCCGAGAACCCGGAAGTGATGATGATCCGAACGTTTCTCCCTCGTTCTTTATCTTCCTCTGCGGCGAAGAAGATGATTCATTCACTCTGAAAATATCGTCGAAGAAGTCGTCAGCAGTGAAACGACGGCGGATGGACGGATCTTCCCCGAACACAGGCTTCTCGTCTCGGAGAATCAGCGCGCTGTTGTCGACGATGACGTCACGCCGCCTGATTTCACTGAAGCTGTGTCTACTGGTGGTTTCAATAACTCTGGACCGTCTTTTAGGTGGACCACCGAAAACATCTCTGAAGTCTATGTCCACGTCATCATCCCCGTGTATGAGAGGCGGTGAGTTCGGTAGTGTCTTCTGCATAGTGGCACAAAGGAGAACTTTGACAGAGCTAACACACAGAACATAATAACATTGTAGGTTGTTTGTTTCAGACAGGAAGTAAGGTAAGGGGGTGTGGGGTCCATTTGATTTGAAGCCACATACAAAAGAGTGTTCGAGTTATTATCACAGAGAGAGCATCTTAACGTCTTCTTTGTTGTGGATAAAACACAGATATGTCCAAAacctaactctctctctcttctttctttcctattttgtctctctctctcaacaattttttttttttgtgtgtggtCAGAATAACGAAGAGTCAAACGTTTGGtcagttttaaacaaaaaaagaccataggatacaaaaatatatattcatgggACAGAAAGGAGAATAGGTTCTAACTTCTAAGGTTTTATAACCACAACCACAGATGAAATCAGACTACCTTGTTTTCTTGCATAACAAGCATCATCCATCTCTGTAACAATCATTATTAAAGGCATAAGCCCTAAGGAAGATTCGAAGGAGTCAACACTCAACAATATACCTCTCCTACTCAAAGGAGTCAACAACACTAAACCGAGATACAAACCGGTACATCTTGCTTCGTAGTCATTCTATTTAGAAGTTTAAATCTTACGAAAGAGAAGATGAGCACCCTTTTGAGGCTGCAAGGTCACAAACAAAACAGGAGCATGGACATAACTTGGAGACAACCTGAAACTGTAATGCCTCAAGACCGTAGCAAGAACCGTTTTGGCCTCAACCACTGCCAGATTCTGCCCCACGCAAGTCCTAGCCCCTAACCCAAACGGCACTAGCAGAGCTGATTCTTTCCTGGTATCTTCAAACCTACCCGGGTTAAACTCCTCCGCGTCTTCTCCCCATGCCTCTCTGTCGTGGTGCATCGCGACAACCGATAGATAGAGCTGAGTTCCTGCAGGAATCTCTAGGTTTCCAAGCTTAGCTTTCCTAAGCGTGTCACGGTTTAGTGTCATCGCTGGAGGGTAGAGCCGGAGTGTCTCATTGATTATCATACCTAACTGTTATAAAGACAACAAAAATGAATGTGTTGTTAAGACTCAATGTCACTTAAAACAATAGCTTAAGGACTTACTGTTTTGAGGTCTTGTAAGGTATCTGGAGTGAGTAACCCTGTAGGTCCAAGGACGCGTAGAACTTCTTCCCGAGCAATGCTTTGCCATTCTTGATGCATAGCTAAGAGGACTAAAACCCATGTCATAAGATCACCAGTTGTTTCCTTGGCAGCAAAGTAGAAGGTCTTGCATTCATCTATAACCTCTTCAATCCCAAGCTTCTCTTCTTGACCATTCTGATTGACGTAAGGAGACATAAAAGCCTGAAGCAGAGTTCCTGCCTTCTCCGCgtctcttgttttgtttttctcgATGAGTCCCAGGATAGAACCGCGGATTTCTCTCTCAATCCTCCATATCTCTCTGTTAGTCTTGGAAGGCAAGAATCTAAAACCAGAAGCATTAAAGGTTCTTGTTACAAACTAAGAACTAGTGGAGAGTGTTCCCTAGAAGACTTACCTGAACCCGGGGATATACACGCTCCACCGAACAAGATAGAAGAGACGCATCATACGCTCCTGCAAGGCAAAGATTCGTTTCCCTTCTTCCACGTTGTTACCAAAAGCTGTTCTTGATAACATATCTGCAGACAAACTGTGTATCTCTTTGTGTACATCTAGCTCAACCTCATCTTCTCCATTTCTCATCTCCTCCCATTTCTCCACAAACATCTTAGTACTTGCCACCATTTGCGGCACCCATTTCTGCAATAAAAATCTCACCTTTTAATCACAACCAATGATCAAAAAGATTGCTAGGAGCTAAGAACCAGCAACTAGGAAGATTATTTGGAGCCTATGTGGGATCAACCtgaattattgttttattttctttaatgtatttcacatttatactattatatatttttgtttttagatatATCAAATGATTTTgatacattattaaaattggatatacaaaaactaaagaaattaaataaatttgtaaactttaacTAACATTATTGTTTGATTTAAAGAAATTTAGATcaatttagatttatttaaatgGATTTAAGTTATTTATAACTGATTTATAACGGTTTAAACCGATTATGAATAACATAAAccaaattttaagaaaatcatttcACCTATAGCCTAGATTAGTTTTTTAGAACATTGATCACAACCTTGAAACCAAACCATATCAACCAAGTTCAAGCTACATTAGTTTGATTCCACTGTCAATATTCAGAGTTTAGAGATTGATGTTGTACCTTGACTTTGTCCATGGTGAAAGCTTGAACAGCGATTCTTCTATGGAAAGCCCACTGATCACCTCGAAGACCAGGAAGACCCTGAGCATATAGAAGCTTAGACAAAGGGTTATGTCCGATTCGATCAAACGACCTGCTCTTCAAAGCTTCCCGGATTAGACTCGGATCCGACGTGGCCACGACAGGTTTAGACCCGAACCAGTAGAGGAAAGTCTTCCCGTAGGCACGTGACCACTTGTGGTAGTGGGGCGCCACACGGTGGACGAACTCGTGAGGGTTGTCACCGGAAGGTATCGGCTTTGACTTCGCCTCCGCCGTTAAACGGGTAACTTCCTTGGAGTTTCCGGTGAATATCCGGTAACGAGGTCCCGTTAAGTGCAGCTTCTTGAAATGAGATTGGAGTCTCCAAGGGATCCATAGATTAGTGTAAACGAATCTGAAGATAAGaaggaagaaacagaggaagaagacgaagatgaaGGGCGCAGCCATCTT
The sequence above is drawn from the Raphanus sativus cultivar WK10039 chromosome 7, ASM80110v3, whole genome shotgun sequence genome and encodes:
- the LOC108814913 gene encoding J domain-containing protein required for chloroplast accumulation response 1 — translated: MQKTLPNSPPLIHGDDDVDIDFRDVFGGPPKRRSRVIETTSRHSFSEIRRRDVIVDNSALILRDEKPVFGEDPSIRRRFTADDFFDDIFRVNESSSSPQRKIKNEGETFGSSSLPGSRILSPARPVPHKAESPGTSFPAHFSLPAKLIKGTEIPTFGSAARSLSKNREAASSSPLSKTSSKADMVGSTAKPDSDGYVAPKVVVNGKGRQFHFSIYKWPNKGVPVVMWGSSRLSSMAKAEETTPSDSSGMSEEKKTSQKPPGVQKDEEEMSKQDFSGNASKAREASVKPLHAFLDVKDEKQGEEDIVLEKEASKGKSKAKSMRSYAGDSRSKKKAQGTRSSLDSPMPDKSSFPSTSSVPEVGKDGGKGKVMDFVKIFSQGGGGESLGQSSRWRAREVPVTDINKYGPKAKDTVKVSDQQKKSTPVTPSMDQDQKKPSQATQKKVPDNSSKPSGVTEQEERQEPSTAHVTSEDIDEPFHVNFLVEDITQDENKMEETRNDAEEFKNIDAKIRKWSSGKSGNIRSLLSTLQYILWPGCGWKAVPLMDMIEGNAVRKSYQRALLILHPDKLQQKGASANQKYMAEKVFELLQEAWDHFNTLGPV
- the LOC108817713 gene encoding cytochrome P450 734A6; the encoded protein is MAAPFIFVFFLCFFLLIFRFVYTNLWIPWRLQSHFKKLHLTGPRYRIFTGNSKEVTRLTAEAKSKPIPSGDNPHEFVHRVAPHYHKWSRAYGKTFLYWFGSKPVVATSDPSLIREALKSRSFDRIGHNPLSKLLYAQGLPGLRGDQWAFHRRIAVQAFTMDKVKKWVPQMVASTKMFVEKWEEMRNGEDEVELDVHKEIHSLSADMLSRTAFGNNVEEGKRIFALQERMMRLFYLVRWSVYIPGFRFLPSKTNREIWRIEREIRGSILGLIEKNKTRDAEKAGTLLQAFMSPYVNQNGQEEKLGIEEVIDECKTFYFAAKETTGDLMTWVLVLLAMHQEWQSIAREEVLRVLGPTGLLTPDTLQDLKTLGMIINETLRLYPPAMTLNRDTLRKAKLGNLEIPAGTQLYLSVVAMHHDREAWGEDAEEFNPGRFEDTRKESALLVPFGLGARTCVGQNLAVVEAKTVLATVLRHYSFRLSPSYVHAPVLFVTLQPQKGAHLLFRKI